GGGTTGAGACGGGGAGGAGAGGGGCGAGAAGGTGGAGGTGGGATGCGGTGAGGAGGGCGGGGCGGGAGTTGTATTCAAGATAGGCTTCAACGGGGAATTGGGCGGGGATGCAATTGGCTCCTTTTCGGCAGCTCTGCCTCGGACTGGGATGTTTTCCTCCAAGACCTCCTTAAACTGAACCCTCTTACTTTCGCTCCTTACGAGGTTCGTTTCCCTCGGCCTTGAACTTATAATAGAAGAGGTCTGTTTAAGGTTCATCTCCGCGCTTGGCGAGATTTGGTTAGTGGATGAAATGCAAGGAGTAGTGGTGGTAGTATGAGGTTTGGGAGCAATGGGAGGCGGGCAGCTCCGTGGCTCGTGTCTCGTGCCCCCGTTTGAAGGTTGCGGGGTGACTTTTACAGTCACCGCGTCTGAATTTCTAGCCGTGACCTTGACATGGACTGGCCGGGCATTGGAGTTGTTCAGATTTGTCTTGATAGAGGGGGGTAACAACACCTGCGGTGCTAGTACCTGTTGGGCAGACTCTTGGTCGCGAGCCAGGTTCATTTCCAGTTCCATCAGGGTTCGCTCCATGTCGTTATCGATGGGGGAGTCTTTGGGTTGGGACGGCTGAGTTGGAGGCTGAGAGGGTTTGACCAGAGGAGGTTTAAACTGGAAGGTTCCCTGTTAAgacaagaaaaataataataattataacatacaatttataaaacgcacagtatctggaatagtaccattcaaaggcgccggatgCTAGCAAGCTGACAAATTGATGAGTCTTGAGGTTGAATGTTTGAATGTAGATAGATCAGGTGTGCccctcagctcgtctggcaaggaattccagagacgtggtgcgcagctggaaaaggcacggtctccgtaacttgccagacgagttttgggaacatagaaaccttttttatttttgttaggtaagtttgccccaaacaaggctaacaGCCACTCTTGAAAAGGGGGctacaaaaagaaaactttttAGATGAgaataactcaggggagctgaaggtaggaattgatattgaATGAGGAAATTTTTCTAGGCGTTAAAACACCAGGGTATAAGTTTATGCAAATTTaagagcaaaacaaataataaaataaaaactaaaatctgaaaaaacaaattgagaagTCTATTCTACCTCATCAGGAATCCTTTCTCCTTGTGCGGGTGAATTGTAACGGTCCTGtatagaaagaaaaaaggttTGTTCAAGCAGattcacaataataatattaacagaAATGATTTGTAGCCACAAATCTAAACTGCTCGGTGCTCAAGGTACGGagacaaataaaaacatcaaaaaatatattgatttTGAAGCTTTGCTTGCCTATAAAGACAGAACAGGAGCGCCTTTtggaaatttcttttttaaacgtTTTTAAAAGTTACCATGTTAGGGGAGTCCACTTGGCTTTCCTTTTCTCTTCCTTTCTTCCAGGCGCTGGCAAACATATTACCCATACTGCCCTGTCGTGCTGGATTGATGCTCGACTGCATCGGAGGAACGCTCAATGTGCTGCCGCTCGGACTCACACCAGAACCTTTCCccggaaaaaaaccaaaaaatcaAACAAGTCAAGAACAAATTAACACAActctccagggcccaatttcaaagagctgctaagcacaaaagtttgctatgcatgaaatttcttccttaatatataaaaacaggattaccaaccaaatttccacgtgactttcgggataagcaaacaaaagctgaataccagtaacaagcaatatgcaacaaatagaaatttcgttggtaattctgttttgatcaaggaagaaatttcatgtaagcaaattgttgtgcttagcagctctatgagattgagGCCTTGGCTTGATTTTACAAAGtgctaagattcatcttaaagatGAGTTGCTTATATCGACATTTGGTATTATGACATCACTCTTTGCTCAGTAGTTTTGCATTTTTCTTTGTGCGCCTCCGCTTCTTTTTTAGATTGGCTCATAGTTCAGATTGGAATTGGTAGAAACAGTTAAACAATAATCGCAAACCTGCCAACATTGAAACCTCAGAAATAGGAACACCAATTTTAGGAGTCCACGACACAAGAAGCCGTGAGAGTAAAGCTTATTAAATGTAAAGACACAATTTATGTACAGTGTACAAACATCACTGTATCCCGAAAGAAAATCAATTCTGGCGCAAACAAATGGCACTCTCTTTTGCCAGAACTCTTTTGATTTGGTTCATTGCTGTCTTTTTGTCAGAAATCTTCTGATGTCGTGCGACCCATAACTAAAACATCTGGACAATTCCAATTAAATCTGAACATTTGGCAGGTATGTAATCGGaagtcaaaaataaattggCAAACTACCCACCGAGGGAGCTTTGAGTACTGTGATTGCTGACGCTCGAGTGCATACTGGAGATAGATGAGCTATCACCAAGGCTGCTCGTTGACATACTCTCAATACTTGATGAGTAGTCGACCATCTCACGCTGAGTCTCTATGTAGTTATCCAGCATCACTCGTCCGTACTGTttgcacacaaaataaaagtagtgtaagggccttgtcacacgagacaacttttgcaggcaacttggaggcaaccaacgacagcagtgcatgctacaggaccactttggtagcacaggaGTAGTGTTCAGTTAAAACAAGGCAATAGTCacagaaaacattcaaatttcAATTGTAAGCAACAAAATTATACTGATCGGAATAAGGTAACTGGCCAACTTACCATGTTTCGAGTATGATCTATGACTGGTGTTCCGcttaattttgctaagcagaaattttttcacagctctgtgaaattgggtcctgatatTAAGATCTGAAAGGCCCCATAAAACcgcttaacagttttctgctgagcagaaatgagcaggataccgtGCACAAATGTTTCATGggacatggtattttgactggtaaccctattccggtaagcataattttgtaaGCTAAAGTAGCTCTGGGGGTCGAtttgtcctaggagatattaaaaacttaaggctagtcctaagttaggacaggtaACTTAATGAGTAATCCACCCCTGGACCCTGACGCTAAGATCTGACCTTTGCTATCCTGATTCCAGCCATCCACCGTTGACAGGTGCGGTAATCCTCGGCCGACAGGTACTTGATGTACTTTGACTTCTGTTGGATTTGTGGATGCTGCAAACAGGAAAGTCATTAAGAACGGCTCAATTAGAATAATCTAACAATTGGATATTGCTTATATTTTTGTACAGGAATACAACTACTGTTTGTCTATAAAAAGGAAAGTGCCagagtgtttttcaattttcaacaGCACAGCTGAGGAACTCAACacgaggaaatcagctgataaTTGGAAAAGTTGCCTGCCTGGTAGTAACAGTGTAATCTTAAACATCAAACGTTgatcgcaagcgcagaattgggcagtaagcagagccatgaaattggaccctgcttCTTTTACATTTGGGCTGACGGAATCAGTAGAAATAGTTGACGAGACGTCGCaagtcccttttaactattaaggaaaataaacaggcacaggcctgtatgctacgtttttgaaaaagcaagagcaccaaggcattttcttctttgtaaaaggcaccctatgaggaacttgtaatttctactggagcatttcaatggcaccaaggcactgaccaggggTTACCGAGGCAaacgccttcattgcctctgtgaagtatcaggcctggattcaAAACCCTTTCTGACACGTCCCTCAAAACATAAAGTTCTCTGGGTCCCGAATCTTACCTTGAGAGCAAAGCAGTGGTCAGACGGGGCCTTGAACTTCTTCTTCCAACCTATTCCACTGTAGACGTTCACATGTTCAAACTGCACCAAGCACACCAAATCCTTAGACGACTGAAAAAAACAGAAGAACAAAATTCCTCGATACAATATCTCAAATCAAGACATTTCATTCAAGGGTTCTTCGATACACACTATTTTTAAACATCAAATTCGCAAAAATCTTTGAAAAACAGTATTTATTGCAGTTTCAATTGAGCAGTTTTGGGCCAAAACCGCAACAATGACACGATCTCtaagggagatatttagaattacattaaacataaccgggacaaagtttccataatcagaaagattttcaaacttgttaatCAGATTATGGagagtttgatttgttttagggaactttctgcagaatcacgGAGAGTTCAAATACACACCACAGTTGGGCCAGGTTCCACAGTTGGGCAATGTTCcaactgaaaacaaaactcTTCAATAACTTATTTTTCGGTGTGTAAATGGGGAGTTACAGCAATGCCTTCTGTGTCTCAAGGAAgaatttacaaagaaaaataatcctttaaaggcagtggacactattggtagtggtcgaagactagtcttctcagttggggtatctcaacatatgcacgaaataacaaacctgtgaaaatttgagctcaattggtcgttgaagttgcaagataataatggaagaaaaaacacccttgtcacacgaagttgtgtgctttcagatgcttgatttcgggacctcaaaatctaattctgaggtcttgagaTCAAATAAGCGGAAAATttgttctttctcgaaaactacgttacttcagagggagccgtttctcacaatgttttacactatcaacagctctccattgcttgtaacgAGTAtactttttatgcttacaattattttgagtaattaccaatagtgtccactgccttaaaaataaataaaagcgaCAATCTCTACCTTAGACTTTCCTTTTGGAGTGTAATAAATCCCAGACGCTCTAAGGATGAAGAAGTATTTCTTCCAGGATTTCTTGCCCTCAGCTTTAAGGTACAGAGGTCCCTCAATCTCAGGCACGCCCTGTCTTCCCTCAGAGAAGAATTCATCAATCAACGTCTGCTTGGATTTCTCGGCAAACTCTGTCGCAACTTGGGATGTGTGGGTCGACAGAAGGAAATTCTAAGACAGGatgaaaagaaataattttatcttccagtacgcgttattaataataataataataataattgtggcttcttatagcgtacatgtccgtcacccagtgacgctcctggcgctgttaCGTATAGTATTTCCTGcaaatcagatgctcgaaccggAGTGTGATATCAGACGTtaacctactcccagttttATTGTTGCACTCTGCGTATTGTGAGTGAGcgcaaaaatttaattttaaaaaccaaaacataacCTAACCTCTTTGACATAATGAGGCTGGAAGATGAACTCGTTATCATACTCGCCCTTGTGGAATACTGAaatttttcataataataacaatttgatacatttataaggcgcataATGCAGGAGCCTCTATGCGCAAAAGAAAAGAGTGGGAAGGGGGAAGGAGATGCAAGGATACTCTTTCTTATACCTGTGGGTTTCTGAATACTGCGTACTTCTCCCTTCTTTCAGTAAACAGAAGTCGACTCGTCGAGTCTCGCTTCCAATGCAGTAAGATGTCGGTCACTAAGTGCTCCTGGTCCTCCAGAACTCTCTCTGAAAGGGGAGACAGGGTAAAAGAAGATTATCTTACGACAGGCCTTGAACgttgctcttgaaggggtacaTCATTTTTCCTCCAGTAAGGGGAATTCTACGAGGAAAAATTAAACTTGTATTGGCactttttaaagggcaccagtGCAAAAGCACAGGGagccatggcaattgctgtgggtgtagTGGGTTGTTTCGAGGCTTGTTATCCCTGATCTTACTCTGAAGCAACAAAAGAACTGTTGGACGTTTTGATCCTGTTGCCTTCAACTTGCTCTCATTCGAGAGGAAATGTGAGGTGCTTGTAAAACACGCTTTTCCTACTTGCAGAGTTTTCCTGAAttaagtgaggtttgtggtggcaccatgtgttaatctcttttgaggaGTGTTGGTTCTGGAACAATTTtttatcagtatgctctgatcgttttcAGTTCTCCTTAACAAAAACTTCTTTGAAAGCAAAAATGTGCACCACTGTTTAATTTGTATGAGAATTTGTCCAAGCACAGTCTACTGACATCTTACCGAGTGTTTGAATCTGAAGTTAATAATCTGAACCCATCCTTTTGTTTAGGATAAGGGCTTCAATCTCCCGTGGGAAAATTAGTAAGGGGCTTAGCTTGACCTTTGATCCTTACCCATATAGAGGTCGGGTATCTGTTCCACAACAGCCCAGTCTGCTCTCTCATCAAGATGGTTCTTCTCAACAAGGATGTGGACGACTTGCCGGCACGTCATCGTCTCGTCTGCAAACATGGTCTTGGAACTCCCGTCATCGCCATAAACCCTGATAATCAGCTGGTCGAGATGAGATTGATAAATGTTATagttgcatcggggataaagaatatagtttgtttttacccttaaaggcatgaggcactattggtaactactaaaaaaacttacttggtactgagcaatggagagccgttgatagtataaaacattttgagaaacggctccctctgaagtaatgtagtttttcactcaaataataaagacttcagctgaagccttttattaggcagtcgaaagcacacacatttatgcaacaagggtgttttccctttcattgttctcttggaACTTccacaaccaattgagtcaaaatgttcacagatttgttattttatgcatatatgttgggatacaccaagtgagaactatggtctttgacaattagcaaaggtgtccagtgcctttaaaccattgtgtattaagcactgtttactcgaTTCTTTCCTGACAATAagtccacaggcaaatcacttggccGCCaggcctctagccactgggctagtggtggtctagtggtaagacctctgctctagcaatgcaaaggtcgtgggtttgaatcccacctaagtgatttgcctgttttttttcttcttcacagcactcaggaaagtacagacTAAAAGATTGATAAAGTTTAATCAACAGGAAACGAGTCTTAGCGGGAAGTAAAGTAAGCAAAACTAAAAGGGAAGTGTGAAACGTTTAAATAAAAGTCACAAATTTCTTTtaacagtttcctttgtgttttatTCCTTGGTCAATGAAAGTTTAACGTGATGAGTGAACTAAAACGAAAcctaaacatttattttaaggaAATGTGTTAACAAAACTGATAATGACACGGATAAAGGTTCTGGATTCATAAACTCTAAGACTCAGAactctaaataaaaaataaaaaaaagtacaagtaCACCAAACTAAACCAATGTTTATCAAGACGAAGTGCCCTGATTCTCTCTATAGGAAACCAAGAGGAACTGGCTTTACCATTTAATGGATTTCATTGGTTAGTTTGTACAATAAAGAATAATTTCACAGCAACCTCAACCATCAATGTCAAAGTTGAAAGTCCCACAAATCAAGTGACCAGTACATAGTAATCACATAACATCATTGCTGTTTACTGTCGACTGGTAAAACTATAAAGCATtaattttctgtgctaagcagaaaattctgcccAAAAACCTGGACATCCGGTTAAAaatggagaaatcacatccctcaTACtgcttaaagactctggacactattggtaaaatatgtcaaagactagtcttcacagttggtgtatctcaacatatgcataaaataacaaacctgtgaaaatttgagctcaatcagtcgtcaaagttgcgaaatattaatgaaagaaaaaaacacccttgtcacaagtagttgtgtgcttttagatgcttgatttcgagacctcaaattctaaatctgaggtctcgaaatcaaattcgtggaaaattacttctttctcgaaaactgaattacttcagatggagccgtttctcacaatgttttatactatcaacctctccccattactcgttaccaagtaaggttttatgctaataaatattttgagtaattaccaataatgtccactgccttttagcatctctatgaaattgggcccagaaagtGAAAGATATTTACCTTTTGTACCCGGGCCTTCTTAAGTTTTTCCAGGGCAATCTTGATCTTCTCCGCCTTCAACTTGGAGACTTTCTCCTCCTCCGTCAGGGTAGAGTCGCTCGCTAGCTGGGCCTCAAAGTCTTGAAGCTTGACTCGAACGCTCATGGAATACTGCCGAGAAAATGGAGGAGACGTGAGTCATGGAATTTGTgaaatttaaaggcaaagtataccttttgttATTGGAACCGATCAGTTGtaaatgctttaaaaatgtataaatgtatacaaaacaaatcgcctttgaaaatttcatttcaaaaggtggtagcgttttttagttatcgctgaaaatccagaAAGAGGAGAGTTACTTCAAAAATAGAAAGTTTGCAAACTTACTGGTGCTTGTTGACCGAGTGGGGATCGAGGGCTCAAGAAGCTCGGCTTAAGAGGAGAGAAGTCCTTCGTGGGAGACACTTCCTCTCTCGTTTGTAACGCTAGAGATTCTGGGGGTGTCTTCTGCAAGGATGGGGGCGCTGTGACGACAGATGGTGGGGGTGGTATGACCATCtgttggggtgggggagggggcgtA
This DNA window, taken from Asterias rubens chromosome 15, eAstRub1.3, whole genome shotgun sequence, encodes the following:
- the LOC117300205 gene encoding ras-associated and pleckstrin homology domains-containing protein 1-like, with translation MATDMTLKSERLSADQDSLSDHSGGDMDAELDSDQEQDLDKMLGTWLGELEIMTKNLDSTVAETPTSPTPPAPAVNDLDNFQFSMLNLEVARNNDTNSQDSPDVDLDALLGDLCQMEQSLNAQMDSCDANSNANSNSIPHFPSYNYTSSTDAASITQPPPVIHTVPATPPSFVPSPPSFTPDDTLPPPPPPTSSNEIIDQMPLPPPPSADTPDSEPSTPPPPPQQMVIPPPPSVVTAPPSLQKTPPESLALQTREEVSPTKDFSPLKPSFLSPRSPLGQQAPYSMSVRVKLQDFEAQLASDSTLTEEEKVSKLKAEKIKIALEKLKKARVQKLIIRVYGDDGSSKTMFADETMTCRQVVHILVEKNHLDERADWAVVEQIPDLYMERVLEDQEHLVTDILLHWKRDSTSRLLFTERREKYAVFRNPQNFLLSTHTSQVATEFAEKSKQTLIDEFFSEGRQGVPEIEGPLYLKAEGKKSWKKYFFILRASGIYYTPKGKSKSSKDLVCLVQFEHVNVYSGIGWKKKFKAPSDHCFALKHPQIQQKSKYIKYLSAEDYRTCQRWMAGIRIAKYGRVMLDNYIETQREMVDYSSSIESMSTSSLGDSSSISSMHSSVSNHSTQSSLGSGVSPSGSTLSVPPMQSSINPARQGSMGNMFASAWKKGREKESQVDSPNMDRYNSPAQGERIPDEGTFQFKPPLVKPSQPPTQPSQPKDSPIDNDMERTLMELEMNLARDQESAQQVLAPQVLLPPSIKTNLNNSNARPVHVKVTARNSDAVTVKVTPQPSNGGTRHEPRSCPPPIAPKPHTTTTTPCISSTNQISPSAEMNLKQTSSIISSRPRETNLVRSESKRVQFKEVLEENIPVRGRAAEKEPIASPPNSPLKPILNTTPAPPSSPHPTSTFSPLSSPSQPLHSASNTFHSTFSSPHTTNINTTHQPASGGLTNMVREPRALPVTPPQSNGYGHVQQATLQHAPPRQANSSFLAELNSALKPNKPGGLSGKPPVSPRPPLSPKPKPHRQEITPQQNTSRQGVPSSPLAHSASHNAHKDNTSTFNSTPKLQSFCKQGSPTPLRVRTPSSPVVPPKVNSTPTNKPPSPRVRNSPPSSPATQGAIFVLPPSPSTQLKRASVVGNQVKRSVSNRGAKPPPLPRRDGGTQLSSGQVEKKQPPPPPQRTT